In a single window of the Lacerta agilis isolate rLacAgi1 chromosome 15, rLacAgi1.pri, whole genome shotgun sequence genome:
- the CBL gene encoding E3 ubiquitin-protein ligase CBL isoform X6: MLAELKGIFPSGLFQGDTFRITKADAAEFWRKAFGEKTIVPWKTFRQALHEVHPISSGLEAMALKSTIDLTCNDYISVFEFDIFTRLFQPWSSLLRNWNSLAVTHPGYMAFLTYDEVKARLQKFIHKPGSYIFRLSCTRLGQWAIGYVTADGNILQTIPHNKPLFQALIDGFREGFYLYPDGRNQNPDLTGLCEPTPQDHIKVTQEQYELYCEMGSTFQLCKICAENDKDVKIEPCGHLMCTSCLTSWQESEGQGCPFCRCEIKGTEPIVVDPFDPRGGGGLLRQGAEGAPSPNYDDDDDDRADESLFLMKELAGTKVERPPSPFSMAPQASLPPVPPRLDLLQQRVSNPSGASSPGTTCKAAPGSLHKDKPLPIPPTHRDLPPPPPPDRPHSLGPESRPQRRPLPCTPGDCPTRDKLPPVPCNRQGDLWSLRPIPKAPAVALSPNEPWASRELTNRHSLPFSLPSQMDTRTDAHRLGSTLSLDTPANQPGGVPTGSDSEHSKIKPSSSANAIYSLAVRPLLVPKLPPGEHSENDEDTEYMSPSSLPLLPPGSAGQKPEAKLPLEMSQTSQMLDCDQEMDGCTYEAMFNIHSQAAPSGSEATNIPDGGDVASANASNGPEESENEEDGYDVPRPALPLTLARRTLSDISNATSAFGRTSLDGEILSGLSDGSQVPERPPKPLPRRINSERKAGSCLQAGGAGPAPAPSPQLSSEIENLMSQGYSYQDIQKALVIAHNNIDMAKNILREFVSVSSPAHLAT, encoded by the exons AAGGCATTTTCCCAAGTGGACTCTTCCAGGGAGACACATTCCGGATCACAAAGGCAGATGCAGCAGAGTTCTGGAGAAAAGCTTTTGGGGAAAA GACCATTGTTCCATGGAAGACCTTCCGTCAGGCCTTACATGAAGTGCATCCTATAAGTTCAGGGctggaggcaatggcactgaaatcTACTATTGATTTGACATGCAATGATTACATTTCAGTGTTTGAATTTGATATCTTTACCCGCCTCTTTCAG CCATGGTCATCTTTGCTCAGGAACTGGAATAGCCTTGCAGTGACTCACCCTGGTTACATGGCATTCCTGACGTATGATGAGGTCAAAGCACGGCTTCAGAAGTTCATCCACAAACCTGGCAG TTACATTTTCCGTCTGAGCTGCACGCGGCTTGGCCAGTGGGCCATTGGTTATGTCACTGCAGATGGAAATATTCTCCAGacaatcccccacaacaaacccctTTTTCAAGCACTGATCGATGGTTTCAGGGAAGGCTT TTACTTATATCCTGATGGACGGAATCAGAATCCTGACCTGACCGGTTTGTGTGAGCCCACACCCCAGGATCACATTAAAGTTACGCAG GAACAGTATGAATTGTACTGTGAGATGGGCTCCACCTTTCAACTCTGTAAAATTTGTGCAGAAAATGACAAGGATGTGAAGATAGAACCCTGTGGCCACCTCATGTGCACTTCCTGCCTCACTTCCTGGCAG GAATCAGAAGGCCAGGGTTGTCCGTTCTGCCGATGTGAAATTAAAGGCACAGAGCCCATTGTCGTGGACCCGTTTGATCCCAGAGGAGGGGGAGGCCTTCTGCGGCAAGGGGCCGAGGGGGCTCCCTCCCCAAACtatgatgacgacgatgatgaCAGGGCTGATGAATCACTCTTCCTGATGAAGGAACTGGCTGGCACAAag GTAGAACGTCCTCCTTCTCCGTTTTCAATGGCTCCTCAGGCATCGCTCCCCCCAGTACCTCCCCGATTAGACCTTCTACAGCAACGAGTGTCCAATCCATCAGGAGCTTCTAGTCCAGGGACCACCTGTAAG GCTGCACCCGGATCCCTCCACAAGGACAAACCTTTGCCGATCCCTCCGACGCATCGAGATCTCCCCCCTCCGCCACCTCCGGACAGGCCGCATTCCCTTGGGCCCGAGAGTCGGCCTCAGAGGCGGCCTCTGCCCTGCACTCCAGGAGATTGTCCTACCAGGGACAAGTTACCCCCTGTGCCTTGTAACCGCCAGGGGGACCTCTGGTCGTTGCGGCCAATTCCAAAAGCTCCAGCTGTAGCCCTAAGCCCCAATGAGCCTTGGGCAAGTCGGGAGTTGACGAACCGACATTCACTTCCATTCTCGCTGCCTTCTCAGATGGATACCAGAACTGATGCTCACAGGCTCGGGAGCACTCTCAGCCTGGACACCCCGGCA AATCAACCTGGCGGGGTCCCAACTGGCTCAGACAGTGAACATTCTAAAATAAAACCTTCTTCTTCTGCCAACGCCATCTACTCTCTTGCTGTAAG ACCGTTGCTTGTGCCAAAGCTACCACCCGGAGAGCACTCGGAGAATGATGAAGACACAGAGTACATGTCGCCCTCGTCCTTGCCTCTTCTGCCCCCTGGCTCTGCTGGACAAAAACCAGAGGCCAAATTGCCTTTGGAAATGAGTCAAACCTCACA AATGTTGGACTGTGACCAGGAAATGGACGGGTGCACCTATGAAGCAATGTTCAACATCCACTCCCAGGCAGCTCCTTCTGGCTCTGAGGCTACCAatattcctg ATGGAGGGGATGTAGCTTCTGCCAATGCCAGCAATGGCCCCGAGGAGTCAGAGAACGAGGAAGATGGTTATGACGTGCCCAGGCCAGCCCTCCCGTTGACTCTGGCTCGCCGCACCCTCTCGGATATCTCCAATGCAACCTCTGCCTTCGGCCGGACATCTCTGGATGGGGAAATCTTATCAG GTTTGTCTGATGGCTCCCAGGTCCCAGAGCGGCCTCCGAAGCCTTTGCCCCGGAGGATAAACTCTGAACGCAAAGCAGGCAGCTGCCTGCAAGCTGGTGGAGCGGGGCCGgcccctgctccctccccacagctctcCAGCGAGATCGAGAACCTCATGAGCCAAGGCTACTCATATCAGGACATCCAGAAAGCCCTCGTCATTGCCCATAACAATATCGACATGGCCAAAAATATTCTGCGGGAGTTTGTCTCCGTCTCCTCCCCTGCTCACCTAGCCACATAG